In the genome of Thermococcus sp. 21S7, the window GGCGTTTGAGTGGCCGGCGGCGTCCCCGGTTTCCCGTCCCCTCTCGGAGGACAGTACACCCGGGATCGCTGGCGGGCTTAACTTCCGGGGTCGAAACGAGACCGGGTGTGACCCCGCCGCTATGACCGCCGTACCGCTGTTAACCTTTCGAGTTGGGTTTATAAAGATTACGGTCGCCCGGAGCCCACCCTCGCGTTTCGGTCCCTACACGGTAGCCAAAGCTTTTTATAGTGATAGAACACAAGTTAACAGCTGGACACATCGGGAGGGTCAGGATGAACACTACTCTCCTCATGGTGGGGCAGACCCTCAGCCTTCTGGCCAAGTTCGCCGTTTCGGCGGTGCTCTTGACTGTTCACATACGATCCCAACGAAAGTCCGCCCTCATCTGGGCCATCGCCTGGCTTGTGGCGGCCTTCAGCATAGTGGCCGACGCCCTGGGGATTCTCCAGTTGACGGCGTTGACGGAGGCAGCGTTCTCCTCTCTGTTGTTTCTCGGCTCATTGGTCTTTCTGTCTGAAGAACTCGGAAAGAGCGTTAAATACTGCGTCCTGTGGGCAGCACCGCCCTTAATCTCAGCGATTTATGGGGTCTTCCTGGGAAACGACTGGAATTCTGTGGTTGGAATTCCCTACGGTGTCTCCGCATTCTTTATAGTGCTCTCAGGCGCCCTGATCATCACCCCAATAGACTCAAAGTTCAAAAGCGCCAAACTTGCGGCCCTCTCCCTCGGCATTCTTGGAGTCCACAAAATGGACTACCCGTTCCTGCGGGGTGTGAAGTGGTTTGCACCGATTGGCTTCACCCTAGGCGCGGCCCTGACGGTGATCACGGCCTACTTCATGTCCCGCATGGTGCTGTCGAGGGAGTTCATAAACCTCAAGGGGACGGTAAGGATTAACGTAGACCCCGGCATTGAGCTTGTGTCAAGCAACGCCTACCGCAGGGTAAAGGACGACCT includes:
- a CDS encoding DUF835 domain-containing protein, which gives rise to MIEHKLTAGHIGRVRMNTTLLMVGQTLSLLAKFAVSAVLLTVHIRSQRKSALIWAIAWLVAAFSIVADALGILQLTALTEAAFSSLLFLGSLVFLSEELGKSVKYCVLWAAPPLISAIYGVFLGNDWNSVVGIPYGVSAFFIVLSGALIITPIDSKFKSAKLAALSLGILGVHKMDYPFLRGVKWFAPIGFTLGAALTVITAYFMSRMVLSREFINLKGTVRINVDPGIELVSSNAYRRVKDDLKGYPVLAFIRELTPPKEWKAYFLTSLPGKDTITPTNLPRILELSGRYLREAGMQGITGVVVIDGIEYLVIHNGITAVTKFLGTLRDLVILQDGRLIVVVDETAMERKDYRIIKRVLIGE